A window of the Radiobacillus deserti genome harbors these coding sequences:
- a CDS encoding metal ABC transporter solute-binding protein, Zn/Mn family has protein sequence MRKLVTILSLCVLISCSTAEEEKLDETYHIYTTVYPLQYFVERLGGNDVKVSTIYPPGADSHTYEPTTKTMTELAKADAFFYFGKVLEPFAESVAHALDDQHVRFIELGSHEELFKQSLERDHSEHLDDGHAHGDHDPHIWLDPLRALTLASILKEELILVIPERKQEIEDNFNILKSELIELDEQYRTTLKNKKDKTILVSHAGYGYWEERYGIKQLAVNGVNNSAEPSQADLIHLIEEAHEHHLSYMVFEQNISDSISLKIQSEMGIHAAHIHNLAVRTESDIEKKEDYFSLMRQNLKVLNLVTK, from the coding sequence TTGAGAAAGTTGGTTACCATATTATCTTTATGTGTATTGATATCATGCTCCACAGCAGAAGAAGAAAAACTAGATGAAACGTATCACATCTACACAACCGTTTATCCTCTTCAATATTTCGTTGAACGATTAGGAGGAAATGATGTGAAGGTTTCAACGATTTATCCTCCGGGAGCTGATTCTCACACTTACGAGCCCACAACCAAAACAATGACCGAATTGGCTAAAGCTGATGCTTTCTTTTATTTCGGTAAAGTGCTTGAGCCCTTTGCAGAATCAGTAGCGCATGCGCTAGATGATCAACATGTACGTTTCATAGAGCTCGGAAGTCATGAAGAGCTTTTTAAGCAGTCTCTGGAAAGAGACCATTCAGAACATCTCGATGATGGGCATGCTCATGGAGATCATGACCCACATATTTGGTTGGATCCTTTACGTGCACTTACACTTGCTTCTATTTTAAAGGAGGAGCTTATCCTCGTTATCCCAGAAAGAAAACAAGAGATAGAAGATAATTTTAACATTCTTAAAAGTGAACTTATAGAACTGGATGAGCAGTATCGTACTACATTAAAAAATAAAAAGGATAAAACGATTCTCGTTTCTCATGCAGGATATGGATACTGGGAGGAACGTTACGGAATAAAACAGCTTGCTGTAAATGGAGTAAATAATAGTGCAGAGCCTTCGCAAGCTGACTTGATCCATCTAATTGAAGAAGCACACGAGCACCATTTATCTTATATGGTGTTTGAACAAAATATCTCAGATTCCATTTCGCTAAAGATTCAATCAGAAATGGGAATTCATGCAGCTCATATTCACAATTTGGCTGTTCGAACAGAATCTGATATAGAAAAAAAAGAAGATTACTTTTCCTTAATGCGACAAAACCTAAAAGTACTAAATCTCGTAACTAAATAG
- a CDS encoding metal ABC transporter ATP-binding protein has protein sequence MKEPIVKLEHVHFQYENKTILEDINFMIPKGAFMGLIGPNGGGKTTLIKLILGLLKPQQGSIELFQTPIRKFKEKNKIGFVSQKANSFNRGFPATVREVVSMGLTSSIGYFKFLNKTHHKQIEEAIAQVDMSPYLNENIGDLSGGQQQRVFIARALVNNPELLILDEPTVGVDQEHVQQFYHMLHRLNKEHQITLLLVTHDTGTMTDYVTDLVCLNKQLHFHGNASQFANLSNQDLSALYGHSLQIVDHNHS, from the coding sequence GTGAAAGAACCAATTGTAAAGCTTGAACATGTCCACTTTCAATATGAAAACAAAACTATTTTAGAAGATATTAACTTTATGATTCCAAAAGGGGCTTTTATGGGCTTAATTGGGCCCAATGGAGGCGGAAAAACTACCTTAATAAAACTAATTCTTGGTTTACTTAAACCACAACAAGGATCTATCGAGCTGTTCCAAACTCCTATTCGAAAGTTTAAAGAAAAAAATAAAATTGGATTTGTTTCTCAAAAAGCAAATAGCTTTAATAGAGGATTTCCCGCTACTGTAAGGGAGGTTGTATCCATGGGGTTAACCTCTTCCATTGGATACTTTAAGTTTCTGAACAAAACACACCATAAACAAATTGAGGAAGCCATTGCACAAGTTGATATGAGTCCATATCTAAATGAAAACATCGGTGATCTCTCTGGAGGTCAGCAGCAGCGTGTCTTTATAGCACGAGCTCTCGTTAATAATCCTGAATTGCTCATTTTAGATGAACCTACGGTTGGGGTAGACCAAGAGCATGTGCAACAGTTTTACCATATGCTTCACCGTTTGAATAAAGAGCATCAAATCACCTTACTACTTGTTACACATGATACCGGAACGATGACAGATTACGTCACAGATTTAGTATGCTTAAACAAGCAACTACATTTTCATGGCAATGCCTCACAGTTTGCAAATCTTTCTAATCAAGACTTGTCAGCGTTGTACGGACATTCTTTGCAAATTGTGGATCATAACCATTCTTAA
- a CDS encoding metal ABC transporter permease, with protein MIEHFLEYDFLRHTFYTGLLIGLIAPLLGAFVVVRRLSLIADALSHVTLAGIAFGLLLEKKLATPLITPFYSGMGFSVLASLFIEQLRRVYKAYQELAIPIILSGGVGLSVIFISLANGFNTDLFNFLFGSVAAVSQRDLWSIVGITIIVLVVISLFYKELFLLSFDEEHAVVSGIHAKRIHFLFIVLTALVIAASIRIVGVLLVSALMTLPVAASIRIAKGFKQTITFSVLFGELSVIIGLIVGYYFEIPPGGTIVITSIIILLCTSLLRKLLSYRHHRLQS; from the coding sequence ATGATTGAACATTTTTTAGAATATGACTTTTTACGTCACACGTTTTACACTGGTTTACTTATTGGATTAATTGCTCCCTTGCTGGGTGCTTTCGTCGTAGTAAGACGACTATCTTTAATTGCAGATGCTCTTTCACATGTTACACTTGCTGGTATTGCTTTCGGGTTATTATTGGAAAAAAAATTAGCTACACCGCTGATAACCCCTTTTTATTCTGGCATGGGGTTTTCCGTTCTCGCTTCGCTCTTTATTGAGCAATTACGAAGAGTATATAAAGCCTATCAAGAGCTTGCGATTCCCATTATCCTATCCGGTGGTGTAGGGTTAAGTGTTATTTTCATTTCTTTAGCAAATGGATTTAATACCGATTTATTTAATTTCTTATTCGGATCGGTCGCTGCTGTAAGCCAACGTGACCTTTGGTCGATAGTTGGCATCACAATTATTGTGCTTGTTGTAATATCACTTTTTTACAAAGAACTATTTTTATTATCTTTTGATGAAGAACATGCAGTCGTTTCTGGTATCCATGCCAAACGAATTCACTTTTTGTTTATCGTATTAACCGCATTAGTCATTGCAGCTTCCATCCGAATTGTCGGGGTTCTACTCGTCTCTGCTTTGATGACGTTACCGGTTGCAGCAAGTATTCGGATTGCAAAGGGATTTAAACAAACCATTACATTTTCCGTTCTTTTTGGCGAATTATCCGTTATAATAGGACTTATAGTAGGATACTATTTTGAAATTCCACCGGGTGGAACCATTGTTATAACATCGATTATCATTTTATTATGCACCAGTCTCTTAAGAAAGTTGCTATCTTATCGGCATCATAGATTACAATCCTAA
- a CDS encoding Fur family transcriptional regulator — translation MDVKDALHILKENGYKYTGKREDMIGYFAGEDRYRSAKDLLSFMEPTYKGISYDTIYRNLHLFSELGILEATELNGEKQFRIKCDTHHHHHFICKDCGFTKEVHTCPMDDIRSELDSFVVEDHKFEIYGLCPACQ, via the coding sequence ATGGATGTGAAGGACGCCTTACACATACTGAAAGAAAACGGTTATAAATATACAGGAAAACGGGAAGATATGATTGGATATTTCGCAGGTGAAGATCGTTATCGATCCGCGAAGGATCTATTAAGCTTTATGGAGCCAACGTATAAAGGAATAAGCTACGATACCATTTACCGTAATCTCCATCTTTTTTCGGAATTAGGCATTTTAGAGGCTACAGAATTGAATGGGGAAAAGCAATTCCGGATTAAATGTGACACGCATCATCACCATCATTTCATATGTAAGGATTGCGGGTTCACCAAAGAGGTTCATACGTGTCCTATGGATGATATTCGCTCTGAGCTCGATAGCTTTGTTGTAGAAGATCATAAATTTGAGATATATGGATTGTGTCCAGCATGTCAATAA
- the crcB gene encoding fluoride efflux transporter CrcB, giving the protein MSIKVHDANTYLAIGLGGIAGSLSRFGISTFLNATFFPFATLLVNLVGCFLLPIASNHPRLQRLSAPYRVAIGTGFLGSFTTFSTFSVDTWQLFQAHPITAFGYVFISVFGGLACAFLGFKLARKKVEES; this is encoded by the coding sequence ATGTCAATAAAAGTACATGATGCAAATACGTATTTAGCTATTGGATTAGGTGGAATTGCTGGTTCCCTTTCTCGTTTTGGAATCTCCACCTTTTTAAATGCTACCTTTTTTCCGTTTGCAACCTTACTAGTTAATTTAGTGGGTTGCTTTTTGTTGCCAATTGCATCGAATCATCCCCGGTTGCAACGGCTCTCCGCTCCCTATCGTGTCGCAATAGGAACAGGTTTCCTAGGGTCCTTTACTACATTTTCTACTTTTTCCGTCGACACATGGCAGCTGTTTCAAGCACATCCGATCACAGCTTTCGGATATGTCTTTATAAGCGTATTTGGTGGTCTTGCCTGTGCGTTTTTAGGATTTAAACTAGCACGAAAAAAGGTGGAGGAATCATGA
- a CDS encoding fluoride efflux transporter FluC, which yields MTIFLVALGGFLGAIARFSISQVWNKPDFHQFHGTILVNILGSAILAAFFLLLEHGIISFQIWALGGIGFCGAFTTFSTFGMEAVSMIQNQQYRSAFQYVSVSFLASILIISLILWIGM from the coding sequence ATGACCATTTTTCTAGTAGCATTAGGTGGATTCTTAGGAGCAATCGCTCGTTTCTCCATAAGCCAAGTATGGAATAAACCCGATTTTCACCAATTCCATGGAACCATCCTTGTCAATATACTTGGCTCAGCGATACTAGCCGCTTTCTTTCTTCTACTAGAGCACGGTATCATTTCGTTTCAAATCTGGGCATTAGGTGGAATTGGATTTTGTGGAGCGTTTACTACGTTCTCCACTTTCGGTATGGAAGCTGTTTCGATGATACAAAACCAACAGTATAGGTCTGCCTTTCAATATGTATCCGTATCTTTTCTTGCATCCATACTAATCATAAGTCTTATATTATGGATAGGAATGTAG
- a CDS encoding GtrA family protein: MAKKAGGQVLQFSFIGLTNAIVDLASLNLFLWIWPTEEAGLLLLFNTISYTLAIINSYFWNAKYTFGHHAKTDTREISLFIIQAIIALGISNAVFIGLMWVFHLPGMMYFPLFIESNISKAMAMILSSTTSFFLMKFFVFRNRTEA, translated from the coding sequence ATGGCAAAAAAAGCAGGTGGCCAAGTTTTACAGTTTAGTTTTATTGGCCTAACGAATGCGATCGTTGACCTTGCTTCTCTAAACTTATTTTTGTGGATATGGCCAACGGAAGAAGCCGGATTGCTTTTACTGTTTAATACGATTTCTTATACGTTAGCTATTATAAACAGCTACTTTTGGAATGCGAAATATACGTTTGGGCATCATGCTAAGACCGATACACGGGAAATTTCTTTATTTATCATACAAGCCATTATTGCTTTAGGGATTAGCAATGCAGTATTCATCGGATTAATGTGGGTCTTCCATTTACCTGGGATGATGTATTTTCCACTATTCATCGAATCTAATATTTCCAAAGCAATGGCCATGATTTTATCATCCACGACAAGCTTTTTCTTGATGAAATTTTTTGTTTTTCGAAACAGAACTGAAGCTTAA
- a CDS encoding universal stress protein, whose product MFSKILLASDGSAHAQRAADKAIGLAEHNRNAHVIVIYVIDSTKSKYDVLHHHNAIEIDMKRKERLEMTEQKLKKAGLSYEIIILHGEPGPEIVKFANSEDVDVCVIGSRGLNSLQEMVLGSVSHKVAKRVNCPVMIVK is encoded by the coding sequence ATGTTTTCCAAAATTCTATTAGCTTCAGATGGATCTGCGCATGCTCAAAGAGCAGCCGATAAAGCAATTGGATTAGCAGAACATAATCGCAATGCGCATGTAATCGTAATTTATGTGATAGACAGTACAAAATCGAAATATGATGTTCTTCATCATCATAATGCCATTGAAATAGACATGAAAAGAAAAGAAAGACTTGAAATGACAGAGCAAAAATTGAAAAAAGCAGGTTTGTCTTACGAAATCATCATTCTTCATGGAGAGCCTGGTCCGGAAATTGTGAAGTTCGCAAATAGCGAAGATGTGGATGTTTGTGTCATTGGAAGTCGAGGACTTAATTCATTACAAGAAATGGTGTTAGGAAGTGTTAGTCATAAGGTAGCAAAACGAGTAAATTGTCCCGTGATGATTGTAAAATAA
- a CDS encoding SulP family inorganic anion transporter — MNISTMKQDWLGNIRGDILAGIVVALALIPEAIAFSIIAGVSPMVGLYASFCIAVVISFFGGRPAMISAATGAMALVMGDLVADYGLQYLLAATILTGILQVSYGFFKVARLMKFIPRSVMIGFVNALAILIFMSQLPHFAGESWHMYAMVAGSLAIIYLFPFVTKIIPAPLVAIIAITVVAMLTGSGVRTVGDMGELSQTLPMFLLPDIPLTFETLQIIFPTALALSVIGLLESFLTAQIVDDMTDSDSNKNREAKGQGIANVVAGFFGGMAGCAMIGQSVINVKSGARGRLSTFVAGVFLMLLIVVFNDILVQIPMAALVGVMIMVSIGTFDWSSVTNLHLMPRTDAIVMVVTVTAVVLTHDLSIGVLIGVLLSAIFFASKISKVEVIGIQAQGSRKKVYKVKGQLFFASVTDFVSSFDFKEDIDEMELDLTGTHLWDDSAVGAIDKVVLKYKENQTEVTVVGLNKESSSLVERRAVYDKPSKKIASH; from the coding sequence TTGAATATATCGACAATGAAACAAGATTGGCTAGGTAATATCCGAGGGGATATTTTAGCTGGGATTGTGGTTGCTTTAGCTTTAATACCTGAAGCAATTGCTTTTTCCATTATTGCTGGGGTTAGTCCTATGGTTGGACTATACGCGTCTTTCTGTATTGCAGTAGTTATTTCATTCTTTGGGGGAAGACCAGCAATGATTTCTGCTGCCACAGGTGCTATGGCGCTCGTGATGGGGGACTTAGTTGCAGATTATGGTTTACAATATCTTTTAGCAGCAACGATCCTTACAGGAATCTTACAGGTGTCCTACGGCTTCTTTAAAGTCGCTAGACTAATGAAATTTATCCCACGCTCTGTCATGATTGGTTTTGTAAATGCATTGGCTATTCTCATTTTTATGTCTCAGCTTCCGCATTTTGCTGGAGAATCATGGCATATGTACGCGATGGTAGCTGGTTCATTAGCTATTATTTATCTTTTTCCATTTGTAACAAAAATAATCCCTGCTCCATTAGTAGCGATTATTGCGATTACAGTTGTTGCGATGTTAACAGGTAGTGGAGTTCGAACTGTAGGAGATATGGGAGAATTGTCGCAAACATTACCTATGTTTTTGTTGCCAGATATTCCGTTAACCTTTGAAACGCTACAGATTATATTTCCAACTGCCCTTGCGCTTTCCGTGATTGGGCTACTGGAATCCTTCTTAACTGCCCAAATCGTGGATGATATGACGGATTCTGATAGCAATAAAAATCGTGAGGCGAAAGGTCAAGGGATAGCAAACGTTGTTGCCGGCTTCTTTGGTGGTATGGCAGGCTGTGCGATGATTGGACAATCCGTTATCAACGTAAAATCGGGAGCGAGAGGACGTCTGTCCACGTTTGTTGCAGGAGTATTCTTAATGCTACTCATCGTCGTTTTTAACGATATCCTTGTTCAAATTCCAATGGCAGCGCTAGTTGGGGTTATGATTATGGTATCCATTGGTACATTTGATTGGAGTTCTGTAACAAACTTGCATCTAATGCCAAGAACAGACGCTATTGTAATGGTAGTTACAGTCACTGCTGTTGTTCTAACACACGACCTTTCAATCGGTGTTTTGATTGGTGTTTTATTAAGTGCTATATTCTTTGCATCGAAAATTTCGAAGGTAGAGGTAATTGGAATACAAGCTCAAGGAAGTCGTAAGAAAGTGTATAAAGTGAAAGGGCAATTATTCTTTGCCTCCGTAACAGATTTTGTAAGCAGCTTTGATTTTAAAGAAGACATCGATGAAATGGAGCTTGATTTAACAGGTACGCACTTATGGGATGATTCCGCTGTTGGAGCGATTGATAAAGTAGTCCTTAAATATAAAGAAAATCAAACGGAAGTAACTGTAGTTGGATTAAATAAAGAAAGCTCAAGCTTGGTGGAAAGACGAGCAGTTTACGATAAGCCTTCAAAAAAAATCGCTAGTCATTAA
- a CDS encoding YndM family protein, whose translation MKHVKALSIKFLVIAIVLYSVLGILNQASIGNILLISVLVTGVAYVLGDLLILKNFGNLTATIADFGLSFFAVWLLTAAFIQAEFSISVSLFAAFLIACSEAVFHVYMQNKVLEVDQDAGFNTEYVQRLSTEFAEENPDADYIRVNNKRTDDD comes from the coding sequence ATGAAACATGTAAAAGCGTTATCGATAAAGTTTCTAGTCATCGCCATCGTGCTCTATTCTGTACTAGGCATCCTTAATCAGGCTTCAATCGGCAACATTTTATTAATTAGTGTTTTAGTCACAGGTGTTGCGTATGTCCTTGGAGATTTACTCATCTTGAAGAATTTTGGAAATTTAACAGCTACTATAGCTGATTTTGGTTTAAGCTTTTTTGCTGTCTGGTTATTAACCGCAGCATTCATTCAAGCTGAATTTTCAATAAGTGTCTCTTTATTTGCAGCCTTTCTCATTGCATGCTCAGAAGCTGTATTCCACGTGTATATGCAGAATAAAGTACTGGAAGTTGACCAGGATGCCGGATTTAATACAGAATATGTTCAACGATTAAGCACAGAATTTGCAGAAGAAAATCCTGATGCTGATTACATTCGTGTTAATAACAAACGAACGGATGATGATTAA
- a CDS encoding EAL domain-containing protein, producing the protein MQNNLLSPFHISNLYSYMNFVYGREKRIALDYFKFAELQKVMRDQLLTTYFQPITHLSTQKVIGYEALNRPPFSKHFPNTETFYDYIGLTNQAFRFDLYCRNISFERFHDNITYDSNLEERLLFVNIHPQVLLDSDYKSGETLQLLKRYNLSPNQIVFELTEKKAVKDYVLFEKILSHYREQGFRIAVDDAGSGYNSLKSVVQLKPEFIKLDRSLIHYMDENPDQQKMVSLLLDFANESHTSVIAEGIERVEDLTILQELGVHYGQGFLLGKPRESLKSIS; encoded by the coding sequence ATGCAGAATAATTTATTATCGCCATTCCATATCAGTAATCTCTATTCTTACATGAATTTTGTTTATGGAAGAGAGAAAAGAATTGCACTAGATTATTTTAAATTTGCCGAGTTACAAAAAGTGATGCGTGATCAACTTCTGACTACTTATTTCCAACCTATTACTCATTTATCTACTCAGAAAGTTATTGGATATGAAGCGTTAAATCGCCCTCCTTTTTCCAAACATTTTCCAAACACAGAAACTTTTTACGACTACATCGGCTTAACCAATCAAGCATTTCGTTTTGATTTATACTGTCGCAATATTTCTTTTGAACGCTTTCATGACAATATTACATATGATTCAAATCTTGAAGAACGATTACTATTTGTTAATATCCACCCACAAGTACTGTTAGATTCAGATTACAAAAGTGGAGAAACCTTGCAATTATTAAAGCGATACAATCTTTCACCGAACCAAATTGTATTTGAACTAACTGAAAAAAAAGCAGTGAAGGATTATGTGTTGTTTGAAAAAATACTCTCTCATTACCGAGAGCAAGGCTTTAGAATTGCTGTTGACGATGCCGGGTCTGGTTATAACAGTTTAAAAAGCGTCGTGCAATTAAAGCCAGAATTTATTAAATTAGACAGATCGTTAATCCATTACATGGACGAAAATCCTGATCAACAAAAAATGGTCAGTCTTCTTCTTGATTTTGCTAACGAATCCCACACGTCTGTTATCGCCGAGGGAATCGAGCGTGTGGAAGATTTGACAATCCTCCAAGAATTAGGAGTCCATTATGGACAAGGCTTTTTATTAGGAAAACCGAGGGAATCGTTAAAGAGTATCTCTTAA
- a CDS encoding GGDEF domain-containing protein: MPTWIGEIVETVPVLDKTKSNQYADTLFRDVKTCEGIVVLENQHPIGLITRTNFYQKLGTLYGYNLFMGKPVEVLMIQDILVVDVTTSIVEVSRLAMNRKDEALYDYVIVTENDLYKGVVSIRNLLMKFAEVQAKIATYMNPLTGLPGNHVIEERLEHLDLVHPFSVLYIDLDHFKSYNDVYGFSNGDKVLELTARILKEALHEYDYFLGHIGGDDYIALLYNHDYKSVSQRITSRFDEEIKQYYNQDDLENNFVYTENRFGIRDKIPLVSISIAIVTNIKESFTSVEEIVDQATLLKKQCKMMNGSSYLANDENQLTKGSAT; encoded by the coding sequence ATGCCTACTTGGATTGGTGAGATTGTAGAAACGGTGCCCGTTCTGGATAAGACGAAATCCAATCAATATGCGGACACTTTATTTCGAGATGTAAAGACTTGTGAAGGTATTGTTGTCTTAGAGAATCAGCATCCAATTGGCCTTATTACGAGGACCAACTTTTATCAAAAATTAGGGACCCTCTATGGATATAACTTATTCATGGGTAAACCTGTTGAAGTCTTAATGATTCAAGACATACTAGTTGTAGATGTTACGACATCGATTGTTGAAGTAAGCCGCTTGGCCATGAATCGAAAAGATGAGGCATTATACGATTATGTTATCGTTACGGAAAACGACCTTTATAAAGGAGTCGTCAGTATCCGAAACCTACTAATGAAATTTGCAGAAGTACAAGCAAAAATTGCAACTTATATGAATCCGCTAACAGGCTTACCAGGTAATCACGTTATTGAAGAAAGACTTGAGCATTTGGACTTAGTCCATCCTTTTAGTGTTCTATACATAGATTTAGATCATTTTAAATCCTATAACGACGTTTATGGGTTTTCAAATGGAGACAAAGTGCTTGAATTAACCGCCAGAATTCTAAAGGAAGCACTTCATGAGTATGATTATTTCCTCGGTCATATTGGTGGGGATGACTATATCGCACTCTTATATAATCATGATTACAAATCCGTTAGTCAACGAATTACGAGCAGGTTTGATGAAGAAATTAAGCAATATTATAATCAAGATGATTTAGAAAATAATTTTGTGTACACAGAAAACAGGTTTGGAATAAGAGATAAAATTCCATTAGTGTCTATTTCAATCGCAATAGTAACGAATATAAAAGAGAGCTTCACTAGTGTGGAGGAAATAGTAGACCAAGCGACATTATTAAAGAAACAGTGTAAAATGATGAACGGGAGTAGTTACCTAGCTAATGATGAAAATCAATTGACAAAAGGGTCCGCAACTTGA
- a CDS encoding acyl-CoA dehydrogenase family protein yields the protein MKLFDTFVKNSRQHSLVEKAARLADVAKASGKEMDENADFSEETLEAFKKETYFSLPLPQLLGGEGLSVYELLLLQERLAVGDGATALSVGWHMGIVMELAEENDWDPDVFSTFVRKIHTKQYVVNRAASEPATGSPTRGGRPETTAIKLEDGTYQLTGRKTFTTMASVLDYYLVSAYVKEKDVVGWFLIEKGTDGLQIEKTWDTLGMRGTGSHDLVMDNVRVPKKHLVEVASSKKPIPKGWLLHIPACYLGIAIAARHDAIHFAKSFQPNSLNTPISEVAHVQQKIGEMDLKLMSARHFMYSVADKWDKHPELRAQLGSELAAVKIAATNAASEVVDLAMKIVGGRGLSKNMSFEKYYRDVRAGLHNPPMEDMVILQLAKQALLD from the coding sequence ATGAAGTTATTCGATACGTTTGTGAAAAATAGTCGTCAACATTCGCTAGTGGAGAAAGCTGCACGCTTAGCAGATGTTGCCAAAGCGAGTGGCAAAGAAATGGATGAGAATGCGGATTTTTCCGAGGAAACGCTGGAAGCTTTTAAGAAGGAAACCTATTTTTCCTTACCATTACCACAATTATTAGGAGGAGAAGGCTTATCTGTTTACGAACTTTTACTCCTTCAAGAAAGGCTTGCCGTTGGAGACGGAGCAACTGCCCTATCGGTTGGCTGGCATATGGGAATTGTCATGGAATTAGCGGAGGAAAATGACTGGGATCCAGATGTGTTTTCCACCTTTGTTAGAAAGATTCATACAAAACAATATGTGGTGAATCGAGCAGCATCCGAGCCTGCGACCGGCAGTCCCACAAGAGGAGGAAGACCAGAAACAACAGCGATAAAATTAGAGGATGGGACGTATCAACTAACAGGGAGAAAAACGTTCACAACTATGGCTAGTGTTTTAGATTATTATCTTGTATCTGCATATGTGAAGGAAAAGGATGTTGTTGGCTGGTTTTTAATTGAGAAAGGTACAGATGGTCTACAGATAGAAAAAACTTGGGACACGCTAGGGATGCGAGGAACAGGTAGTCACGATCTGGTTATGGACAATGTCCGAGTTCCAAAAAAACACTTGGTCGAAGTGGCAAGTTCTAAGAAGCCTATACCAAAAGGCTGGTTACTTCATATTCCAGCTTGTTACCTCGGTATTGCGATTGCGGCAAGACATGATGCCATTCATTTTGCTAAAAGCTTTCAGCCCAATAGCTTGAATACACCTATCTCAGAGGTTGCACATGTTCAACAAAAAATTGGGGAGATGGATCTAAAGTTAATGTCGGCTCGTCATTTTATGTATAGTGTAGCAGATAAATGGGATAAGCATCCTGAGTTAAGAGCGCAATTAGGAAGTGAATTGGCAGCTGTCAAAATTGCGGCGACAAATGCTGCTAGTGAGGTTGTTGATCTTGCCATGAAAATTGTAGGAGGGAGAGGTCTATCAAAGAATATGTCATTTGAAAAGTATTATCGGGATGTTCGTGCTGGCTTACATAATCCGCCTATGGAAGATATGGTCATACTGCAGCTAGCTAAACAGGCTTTATTAGATTAG
- a CDS encoding YczE/YyaS/YitT family protein, which translates to MKNKLLEQNVHLFIIGIAILTLGITLCIQSRLGTSPFDALLVGLYRTVGLTVGTWEVAVGFVMIIMNAILIRKRPEYLALVTSFVTGIGIDTWLWFFRDWLVPSSFLEQFICLLLGIICTGLGVATYLQSKLAPIPLDRSMLVVSELTGWSFVYSRGMISIVLVTLAFFLNGPIGLGTIMNALFTGLMIKAFFPFLEKLHSPKHSKRQVA; encoded by the coding sequence ATGAAAAACAAATTATTGGAACAAAACGTTCACTTGTTTATAATCGGAATTGCAATTTTAACCCTAGGTATTACGTTATGCATCCAATCCAGGTTGGGTACTTCTCCATTTGATGCTCTTTTAGTGGGATTATACCGAACAGTCGGGTTAACGGTTGGGACTTGGGAGGTTGCCGTTGGATTTGTCATGATTATCATGAACGCGATTCTCATAAGGAAACGACCTGAATATTTGGCCCTCGTTACCTCTTTCGTTACAGGAATTGGTATTGATACCTGGCTATGGTTTTTTCGTGACTGGCTTGTTCCAAGTAGCTTTCTGGAACAATTCATCTGTTTGCTCCTTGGCATTATCTGCACAGGCTTAGGTGTTGCCACCTATTTACAATCAAAACTAGCTCCTATTCCCTTAGATCGTTCCATGCTCGTCGTATCAGAGCTAACTGGATGGAGCTTTGTTTATTCTAGAGGTATGATAAGCATCGTGCTTGTTACACTCGCCTTCTTCCTTAACGGTCCAATTGGACTTGGTACTATAATGAATGCCTTGTTCACTGGGCTTATGATTAAAGCTTTTTTCCCTTTCCTTGAAAAGCTTCATTCTCCGAAACATTCCAAGAGACAAGTAGCATAA